In a genomic window of Streptomyces sp. SJL17-4:
- a CDS encoding ATP-binding protein, whose product MTYPSPLTAPRKATEPTPRRLPVEEVPPCTGRLLAAVTVPALPASVPLLRTVTRRVVGGCRLPEGVDEAVTLIVTELATNAVLHSGGAEVSVFLEVGNAAVIVRVRDDGQWQERHTPRREAADVDTTFGRGLDLVDAYALESSIARTATGTTVRAVVAF is encoded by the coding sequence ATGACGTACCCGAGCCCCCTCACGGCACCCCGGAAGGCAACCGAGCCGACGCCGCGACGCCTTCCCGTCGAGGAAGTGCCGCCCTGCACCGGCCGCCTGCTGGCCGCGGTGACGGTGCCCGCGCTTCCGGCGTCCGTGCCACTGCTGCGAACCGTTACGCGCAGGGTGGTCGGCGGCTGCCGACTGCCGGAAGGGGTCGACGAGGCGGTCACGCTGATCGTGACCGAGCTCGCCACCAACGCGGTCCTGCACAGCGGCGGCGCCGAGGTGTCCGTGTTCCTCGAGGTCGGCAACGCGGCGGTGATCGTGCGAGTGCGCGACGACGGACAGTGGCAGGAACGCCACACTCCGCGACGTGAGGCCGCAGACGTGGACACGACCTTCGGGCGCGGCCTGGACCTGGTCGACGCGTACGCGCTCGAGTCGTCCATCGCGCGGACCGCCACCGGCACAACAGTGAGGGCCGTCGTCGCGTTCTAG
- a CDS encoding S8 family serine peptidase, whose translation MLAATATALLAAGTATSAAAPSPAASGATPSTAADQAPVERLIVGYKSAATEATSDSAASKDAEAKGKKAGERLGFERRLGTGAALVDLGGELGTKDSEDVMAAFRADPDVAYVVPDRRMYAAAVSPDDSQYYRQWDLFEATAGMNVPGAWDKATGSGVNVAVIDTGYVNHSDLAANVIAGYDFISDPWMANDGGGRDSNAADPGDWLYSGDCGTDSSGNPVPYNDTNNSWHGTHVAGTIAASTNNSKGIAGIAYDATIQPVRVLGKCGGTTADIMDGITWASGGYVPGVPANPNPADVINMSLGGSGACDSGTQSAINAAVNRGSTIVVAAGNSNMNAANFNPANCSGVITVAASDREGNRASYSNYGTIVDITAPGGETGASSANGIWSTLNTGTRSVGSETYSAYQGTSMAAPHIAGLAALMKQATPSMTPGQIEAAIKSNARPLPGYCSGGCGAGLADATATLGTPSGNTFTNSANYTISDNATVESPLTVTGITGYAPTDLKIAVDIKHTYRGDLKIESVAPNGLAMVLKNTSSGDSADNVITTYTVDASNVPASGTWKLRVTDLYTGDTGYIDSWSLTF comes from the coding sequence CTGCTCGCGGCGACCGCCACCGCGCTCCTCGCCGCCGGCACCGCCACCTCCGCCGCCGCGCCCTCCCCGGCCGCCTCTGGCGCCACGCCGTCCACCGCTGCCGATCAGGCGCCCGTGGAGCGCCTGATCGTCGGCTACAAGTCGGCGGCCACGGAGGCCACGTCCGACTCCGCGGCGTCCAAGGACGCCGAGGCGAAGGGCAAGAAGGCCGGAGAGCGCCTCGGCTTCGAGCGCCGCCTGGGCACCGGCGCGGCGCTGGTCGACCTCGGCGGCGAGCTCGGCACGAAGGACTCGGAGGACGTCATGGCGGCCTTCCGGGCCGACCCGGACGTCGCCTACGTCGTACCTGACCGGCGGATGTACGCGGCCGCCGTCAGCCCCGACGACTCCCAGTACTACCGCCAGTGGGACCTGTTCGAGGCCACCGCAGGCATGAACGTCCCCGGCGCCTGGGACAAGGCGACCGGCTCGGGCGTCAACGTCGCGGTCATCGACACCGGCTACGTCAACCACTCCGACCTCGCCGCCAACGTGATCGCCGGGTACGACTTCATCTCCGACCCGTGGATGGCCAACGACGGCGGAGGCCGTGACAGCAACGCCGCCGACCCGGGCGACTGGCTGTACTCCGGCGACTGCGGCACCGACTCGAGCGGCAACCCGGTTCCGTACAACGACACGAACAACTCCTGGCACGGCACGCACGTCGCCGGGACGATCGCCGCGAGCACGAACAACAGCAAGGGCATCGCCGGCATCGCGTACGACGCGACGATCCAGCCGGTCCGCGTGCTCGGCAAGTGCGGCGGCACGACGGCCGACATCATGGACGGCATCACCTGGGCGTCCGGCGGCTACGTCCCGGGCGTGCCGGCCAACCCGAACCCCGCCGACGTCATCAACATGAGCCTCGGCGGCAGCGGGGCCTGCGACTCCGGCACCCAGAGCGCCATCAACGCCGCCGTGAACCGCGGCAGCACCATCGTCGTCGCGGCGGGCAACAGCAACATGAACGCGGCGAACTTCAATCCGGCCAACTGCTCCGGCGTCATCACGGTCGCCGCCTCCGACCGCGAGGGCAACCGGGCCTCCTACTCCAACTACGGCACGATCGTCGACATCACCGCCCCCGGCGGCGAGACCGGCGCGAGCTCCGCGAACGGCATCTGGTCCACGCTCAACACCGGCACCCGCAGCGTCGGCAGCGAGACCTACAGCGCCTACCAGGGCACCAGCATGGCCGCCCCGCACATCGCCGGCCTCGCCGCGCTGATGAAGCAGGCGACGCCGTCCATGACGCCGGGACAGATCGAGGCCGCGATCAAGAGCAACGCACGCCCCCTGCCCGGCTACTGCTCCGGCGGCTGCGGCGCGGGCCTCGCCGACGCGACGGCCACCCTCGGTACGCCGAGCGGCAACACGTTCACCAACTCGGCGAACTACACCATCTCCGACAACGCCACGGTCGAATCCCCCCTCACGGTCACCGGCATCACCGGATACGCCCCGACCGACCTCAAGATCGCCGTCGACATCAAGCACACGTACCGCGGCGACCTGAAGATCGAGAGCGTCGCCCCGAACGGCCTCGCCATGGTCCTGAAGAACACGAGCTCCGGCGACAGCGCCGACAACGTCATCACCACCTACACCGTCGACGCCTCCAACGTCCCCGCGAGCGGCACCTGGAAACTGCGCGTCACCGACCTCTACACCGGCGACACCGGCTACATCGACTCCTGGAGCCTGACCTTCTGA
- a CDS encoding SDR family oxidoreductase has product MSPRTPAGAVVTGAGRGLGRLIARLLVERGYTVLVTDLDETAAQATAAELGERAEARALDVRDHAAVEGARDRILGRTGRLDVWVNNAGVLVTGPAWEQSPDTRRLMLEVNALGTVNGTVAAIDAMRGRGGGHIVNTVSLAGITLVPGEAVYAASKHAAIGFSLSTLADLRLAGVKDIDISCVCPDGIWTPMLHDKLDDPASALSFSGKLLRPEEVVAAVATVLDRPRPVTTIPRWRGLQARIADALPRLALRAVPLAVAQGRRAQGKLLKTGGPR; this is encoded by the coding sequence ATGAGCCCGCGCACACCCGCGGGCGCCGTCGTCACCGGCGCCGGGCGTGGGCTGGGCCGGCTGATCGCCCGGCTGCTTGTGGAACGCGGCTACACGGTGCTGGTCACCGACCTCGACGAGACGGCCGCCCAGGCGACCGCCGCAGAACTCGGCGAACGCGCCGAAGCGCGAGCCCTCGACGTGCGCGACCACGCCGCGGTCGAAGGGGCCCGTGACCGCATCCTCGGCCGTACCGGCCGCCTCGACGTGTGGGTGAACAACGCCGGCGTCCTGGTGACCGGGCCCGCCTGGGAACAGAGCCCCGACACCCGTCGGCTGATGCTGGAGGTCAACGCCCTGGGAACCGTCAACGGCACCGTGGCGGCGATCGACGCCATGCGTGGCCGCGGTGGCGGGCACATCGTGAACACCGTCTCCCTCGCCGGTATCACGCTCGTTCCGGGCGAGGCGGTGTACGCGGCGTCGAAGCACGCGGCGATAGGATTCAGCCTGAGCACGCTCGCCGATCTCCGCCTCGCGGGCGTCAAGGACATCGACATCTCGTGCGTGTGTCCGGACGGCATCTGGACTCCGATGCTCCACGACAAACTCGACGACCCCGCCTCGGCCCTGTCCTTCTCCGGCAAGCTTCTGCGGCCCGAGGAGGTCGTCGCCGCCGTGGCGACCGTGCTCGACCGGCCGAGGCCGGTCACCACGATCCCCAGGTGGCGAGGACTGCAGGCGCGGATCGCCGACGCGCTGCCCCGACTGGCCCTGCGCGCAGTCCCCCTCGCGGTCGCACAGGGCCGCCGCGCCCAGGGGAAGCTGCTGAAGACCGGAGGGCCACGGTAG
- a CDS encoding AraC family transcriptional regulator, which produces MGPMIRAASLRGFAPLVQELGGDVDALLARFGIPRQVLESEDGLVSITAHDRMLDAAAERLACRDFGLRLAERQDLTVLGPLTVAIESSSTVAEALDCASRFMFVHSPALSVAVGPDPRGRRGVVALTYRKDLRESLYSSQAMELGLGLFQRVAALLLGGLSGLRSVELPHAPVSPVRRYLDFFGADVRFGSPAGALCVERRVLDERFAGADEAIRRIAVEHLSRDYREPGESASTKVRLALAETLGTATPSVANAARLLAAHPRTLQRRLAEEGTSFEAILNDVRREAAHRWITCTNLPFGQVAALMGFTEQSSLTHAVRRWYGVTPRDLRRTGGS; this is translated from the coding sequence ATGGGGCCCATGATCCGTGCCGCCAGCCTGCGTGGCTTCGCGCCTTTGGTCCAGGAGCTGGGCGGTGACGTCGACGCGCTGCTCGCCCGGTTCGGTATTCCGCGTCAGGTGCTGGAGTCCGAGGACGGGCTCGTGTCCATCACGGCTCATGACCGGATGCTGGACGCGGCGGCGGAGCGGCTGGCATGCCGTGACTTCGGGCTGCGGCTGGCCGAGCGCCAGGACCTGACCGTCCTGGGGCCGTTGACCGTCGCGATCGAGTCCTCCTCGACGGTCGCCGAGGCGCTGGACTGCGCGTCGCGGTTCATGTTCGTGCACAGTCCCGCACTGAGCGTCGCCGTCGGGCCCGACCCACGAGGCCGCCGCGGGGTGGTCGCGCTGACCTACCGCAAGGACCTGCGCGAGTCGCTGTACTCGTCGCAGGCCATGGAGTTGGGCCTGGGCCTGTTCCAGCGGGTCGCCGCCCTGCTCCTCGGCGGACTCAGCGGCCTGCGCTCGGTCGAGCTGCCGCACGCGCCGGTCTCCCCGGTGCGCAGGTACCTCGACTTCTTCGGCGCGGACGTGCGGTTCGGCTCCCCGGCGGGGGCCCTCTGCGTCGAGCGGCGCGTCCTCGACGAGCGTTTCGCCGGCGCGGACGAGGCGATCCGGCGGATCGCCGTCGAGCATCTGAGCCGTGACTACCGTGAGCCGGGCGAGTCCGCGTCCACCAAGGTCAGGCTCGCCCTGGCCGAGACGCTCGGGACGGCCACGCCCAGCGTGGCGAACGCCGCCCGGCTGCTGGCCGCCCACCCCCGCACCCTCCAGCGCCGACTGGCCGAAGAGGGGACCTCCTTCGAGGCGATCCTGAACGATGTGCGTCGTGAGGCGGCGCATCGGTGGATCACGTGCACCAATCTGCCGTTCGGGCAGGTCGCCGCCCTGATGGGATTCACGGAGCAGTCGTCTCTCACCCATGCCGTGCGCCGATGGTACGGAGTCACCCCCCGCGATCTGCGCAGGACGGGCGGCTCCTGA
- a CDS encoding Tn3 family transposase, protein MRSVAHGCNVCCTPAIGGADALKYGRLSHIDQTYLRPATYRAANATLIGHQASIGLAQAWGGGLVASAHGMRFVGPVPSVYARPNPKHFGRRGGATVRASNVRHARQICAKYRT, encoded by the coding sequence GTGAGGAGTGTCGCGCACGGCTGCAACGTCTGCTGCACCCCGGCGATCGGCGGGGCCGACGCGCTGAAGTACGGGCGGCTGTCCCACATCGACCAGACGTATCTGCGGCCCGCGACGTACCGGGCCGCGAACGCCACCCTGATCGGCCACCAGGCGTCCATCGGGCTGGCGCAGGCGTGGGGCGGCGGCCTGGTCGCCTCGGCCCACGGAATGCGGTTCGTCGGCCCGGTCCCCTCGGTGTACGCGCGGCCGAACCCGAAGCACTTCGGGCGCCGGGGCGGGGCAACCGTCCGTGCGTCAAACGTGCGTCACGCGCGTCAGATATGTGCCAAATATCGCACGTAA
- a CDS encoding aminotransferase class III-fold pyridoxal phosphate-dependent enzyme, with amino-acid sequence MPDHPATTHDADRLREAAGKHLLLHFGQHANLRNGQGMFLPDRADGVYVYDATGTRYIDGLSALFCAQLGYSYGPEFAKTAEQQLNRLPFSTLWNTAHPAAIELAERLAALAPDGINRVFFTSGGSESVESAWKLARMYHVAQGQPQRTKAIARRTAYHGLTMGALALTGIPALKEPFGEPAFEVAHAPNTNRYRTTDTDEDAFTRRLLAETEAAVLEAGPENVAMLIAEPVQNSGGCLTPPAGYWAGLRAMADKYGFLLVADEVITGFGRIGEYFAVTKYGAVPDMITTAKGLTSSYATLGAVLVSDKVSAPFFNDGVTLLHGLTFAGHPVATATALTNLDIFERDGVLDNVRGLTGHLHQRLAELTELSIVGDVRGDGFFWALELVAGADGRRFTTDRQNELVKQFLPARMRALGLLARADGRGDPVVQIAPPLIATRDELDHIVDLLGQALTDADRYFLHAR; translated from the coding sequence GTGCCCGACCACCCCGCCACCACACACGACGCCGACCGGCTGCGCGAAGCAGCCGGCAAGCACCTGCTCCTGCACTTCGGCCAACACGCAAACCTGCGCAACGGTCAGGGAATGTTCCTGCCCGACCGGGCCGACGGCGTCTACGTCTACGACGCGACCGGAACCCGCTATATCGACGGCCTGTCCGCCCTGTTCTGCGCACAGCTCGGCTACTCCTACGGCCCCGAGTTCGCCAAGACGGCCGAACAGCAACTCAACCGCCTGCCGTTCAGCACCCTGTGGAACACCGCGCACCCCGCCGCCATCGAGCTGGCCGAGCGACTTGCCGCTCTGGCACCCGACGGCATCAACCGCGTGTTCTTCACCTCCGGCGGCTCGGAGTCCGTGGAGTCCGCGTGGAAGCTCGCCCGCATGTACCACGTCGCCCAGGGCCAGCCCCAGCGCACCAAAGCCATCGCCCGCCGCACCGCCTACCACGGCCTGACCATGGGCGCCCTCGCACTCACGGGAATCCCGGCGCTCAAGGAACCCTTCGGCGAGCCGGCCTTCGAGGTCGCCCACGCACCCAACACCAACCGCTACCGCACGACCGACACCGACGAGGACGCCTTCACCCGGCGGCTGCTGGCCGAAACCGAAGCGGCGGTGCTGGAGGCCGGCCCGGAGAACGTGGCCATGCTCATCGCCGAACCCGTGCAGAACTCCGGAGGCTGCCTCACGCCTCCGGCGGGCTACTGGGCGGGGCTACGGGCGATGGCGGACAAGTACGGCTTCCTCTTGGTCGCGGACGAGGTCATCACCGGTTTCGGCCGCATCGGCGAATACTTCGCCGTGACCAAGTACGGTGCGGTCCCAGACATGATCACCACAGCCAAGGGCCTCACCTCCTCCTACGCCACGCTCGGCGCCGTCCTGGTGTCCGACAAGGTCTCCGCGCCCTTCTTCAACGACGGCGTGACCCTCCTGCACGGGCTCACCTTCGCCGGGCATCCGGTCGCCACCGCCACCGCCCTGACCAACCTCGACATCTTCGAACGAGACGGCGTCCTGGACAACGTCCGCGGCCTGACCGGTCACCTCCACCAGCGGCTCGCCGAACTGACCGAACTGAGCATCGTGGGCGACGTACGCGGCGACGGCTTCTTCTGGGCGCTCGAGCTCGTCGCCGGAGCGGACGGCCGACGCTTCACCACCGACCGCCAGAACGAACTCGTCAAGCAGTTCCTTCCCGCACGCATGCGTGCCCTCGGACTCCTGGCCCGCGCGGACGGCCGCGGCGACCCGGTCGTGCAGATCGCACCACCCCTGATCGCCACCCGCGACGAACTCGACCACATCGTCGATCTGCTCGGGCAGGCCCTGACTGACGCGGACCGCTATTTCCTCCACGCCCGCTGA
- a CDS encoding carbon-nitrogen hydrolase family protein: MSRILGVALAQVAPVTGDPQATFAKFSREVRSLKALSPSIDLVVFPELYLSAFGSFDARHPAGYLDRLAEPIPGPTTDAVCRLAADTGLWIVPGSIPERSAKGVHNTAVAISPQGEVVASYRKIFPWMPYETSVPGDTYVTFDIPQVGRFGLAICYDGWVPEISRTLAWMGAEVIIQPTYTRTSDREQELVLARANAITNQVYVLNPNIGGLFGTGRSIATDPEGRVLAQGGAGEEFLTFHLDLDLVTTTREHGTLGLNPLWKQLRDAPPPFPPASEGYDKGQIMTGLGPLHPARAGSTGA; this comes from the coding sequence GTGAGCCGAATCCTCGGCGTCGCCCTCGCCCAGGTCGCACCCGTGACCGGCGACCCCCAGGCGACCTTCGCGAAGTTCAGCCGCGAGGTGCGCTCCCTCAAGGCCCTCTCCCCGTCCATCGACCTGGTGGTCTTCCCCGAGCTGTACCTGAGCGCCTTCGGCAGCTTCGACGCCCGCCACCCGGCCGGCTACCTCGACCGCCTCGCCGAACCGATCCCGGGCCCCACCACAGACGCGGTGTGCCGGCTCGCGGCCGACACCGGACTGTGGATCGTCCCCGGCAGCATCCCGGAGCGGTCGGCCAAGGGCGTCCACAACACGGCCGTCGCCATCTCCCCGCAGGGCGAAGTGGTGGCCTCGTACCGCAAGATCTTCCCCTGGATGCCGTACGAGACCTCCGTGCCCGGCGACACCTACGTCACCTTCGACATACCCCAGGTAGGCCGCTTCGGCCTGGCGATCTGCTACGACGGCTGGGTGCCGGAGATCTCCCGCACCCTCGCCTGGATGGGCGCCGAGGTCATCATCCAGCCCACCTACACCCGCACATCCGACCGCGAACAGGAACTCGTTCTCGCTCGCGCCAACGCCATCACCAACCAGGTGTACGTCCTCAACCCGAACATCGGCGGCCTCTTCGGCACCGGCCGCAGCATCGCCACCGACCCCGAAGGCCGCGTGCTGGCCCAGGGCGGCGCAGGCGAGGAGTTCCTCACCTTCCACCTCGACCTCGACCTCGTGACCACCACCCGTGAACACGGCACCCTCGGCCTCAACCCCCTGTGGAAGCAACTGCGCGACGCCCCGCCCCCCTTCCCGCCCGCCAGCGAGGGCTACGACAAGGGCCAGATCATGACCGGTCTCGGCCCGCTGCATCCCGCCCGGGCCGGATCGACAGGAGCCTGA
- a CDS encoding ABC transporter ATP-binding protein, which translates to MILDVQQLVKTFGSHTAVAGVDLAITAGEVHALVGESGSGKTTLARCVLGLIQPTSGTVHIAGSPLTGLRRKELRRLRHQVQIVFQNPYAALNPRMTVRQLIAEPLREAGRPVTDATAELERVGLPATVLTRYPHQLSGGQCQRVAIARALAVGPSLLVLDEPTSALDVSVQAQILNLLLDLREHSDLAFLLITHDLGVVRHIADRVSVMLHGELVETGPTAQVLDSPQHPYTRRLLDAVPGIHPPDATPPSTPAAATAQGAVQ; encoded by the coding sequence GTGATCCTCGACGTACAACAGCTCGTCAAGACCTTCGGCTCGCACACCGCCGTCGCCGGCGTCGACCTCGCCATCACCGCAGGCGAAGTACACGCGCTGGTAGGCGAGTCGGGCTCGGGCAAGACCACCCTCGCGCGCTGCGTGCTCGGACTGATCCAGCCCACCTCCGGCACCGTGCACATCGCGGGCAGCCCGCTCACCGGGCTGCGCCGCAAGGAGCTGCGGCGGCTGCGCCACCAGGTACAGATCGTCTTCCAGAACCCCTACGCCGCTCTCAATCCCCGGATGACCGTCCGGCAACTCATTGCCGAGCCACTGCGCGAGGCCGGCCGCCCCGTGACCGACGCCACCGCGGAACTCGAGCGCGTCGGCCTGCCCGCGACCGTCCTCACCCGCTACCCCCACCAGCTCTCCGGCGGCCAGTGCCAGCGCGTCGCCATCGCCCGCGCCCTCGCCGTCGGGCCCTCGCTGCTGGTGCTTGACGAACCCACCTCGGCCCTCGACGTCTCCGTCCAGGCCCAGATCCTCAACCTGCTGCTCGACCTGCGCGAGCACAGCGACCTCGCCTTCCTCCTCATCACCCACGACCTGGGCGTGGTCCGGCACATCGCGGACCGGGTCAGCGTCATGCTGCACGGCGAACTCGTCGAGACCGGGCCCACCGCCCAGGTCCTGGACTCCCCCCAGCACCCCTACACCCGCAGGCTGCTCGACGCCGTCCCCGGAATCCACCCACCGGACGCCACCCCGCCGAGCACACCCGCAGCCGCAACCGCACAAGGAGCCGTCCAGTGA
- a CDS encoding oligopeptide/dipeptide ABC transporter ATP-binding protein, translating to MSHSPQTIPPRSARFTALLRDPLAVIGLVLLVALVAAALLTPWLAPHPDQGAGAAEVAARHLPPGADHLLGTDNLGRDVLSRIIYGARPALTVPLLVVGLAVLVGVPLGLIAGFRGGRVGEAIMRLCDMFLAFPPLLLAMAIVATLGPGLEHAALALAIAWWPWYTRLVQGLTASMRERPFVEGARALGLKDRVVMVRHILRNAVSPILVQATVDIGTVILAAGSLAFLGLGTRPPQADWGLMVAEARGDLQTHWWAALFPGLAILLTVLAFNLFGDALRDVFDPRTEARSAAARRGLRTLAGRAAALLRRRPEGKATGAASPLPASEDETAPGPGTQRADGREAPLLEISRLRVTIGDAALVRDVSLRVRAGEVVGVVGESGCGKSLTALSVLGMLPAGAETTGAIRLQGQDLRAAGFHTVRGRKVAMVFQNPAASFDPVTPLGHQLARLVRLHQGGTRTEAAEQVSTALTEVGLAAERVTRSYPHQLSGGMLQRVMIAAALLCRPDLLIADEPTTALDVTVAKEIRSLLRRLQAEHGFGVLYITHNLGEVRELCTRMYVLYAGQVVESGPVTDVLDTPDHPYTRALLAALPDRAAPGRALPAIPGSVPDRPDLLTGCPFADRCAHTTEACATPPPLNAAGARASACHLTQPKGVPA from the coding sequence ATGAGCCACAGCCCGCAGACCATCCCCCCGCGCAGCGCCCGCTTCACCGCCCTGCTCCGCGACCCGCTCGCCGTCATCGGCCTGGTGCTGCTCGTGGCCCTGGTCGCCGCCGCCCTGCTCACCCCCTGGCTCGCCCCGCACCCTGATCAGGGCGCCGGAGCCGCCGAGGTCGCCGCCCGCCACCTGCCACCCGGCGCCGACCACCTGCTCGGCACCGACAACCTCGGCCGCGACGTGCTCAGCCGCATCATCTACGGTGCCCGGCCGGCGCTGACCGTACCGCTCCTCGTGGTCGGCCTCGCCGTGCTGGTGGGCGTACCGCTGGGGCTGATCGCAGGCTTCCGCGGCGGGCGCGTAGGCGAGGCGATCATGCGGCTGTGCGACATGTTCCTGGCCTTCCCGCCCCTGCTGCTCGCCATGGCCATCGTCGCCACCCTCGGCCCCGGCCTCGAGCACGCCGCCCTCGCGCTGGCCATCGCCTGGTGGCCCTGGTACACCCGGCTGGTCCAGGGCCTCACCGCATCCATGCGCGAGCGGCCCTTCGTCGAGGGAGCGCGCGCCCTGGGGCTCAAGGACCGAGTCGTCATGGTCCGGCACATCCTGCGCAACGCCGTCTCACCGATCCTGGTGCAGGCCACCGTCGACATCGGCACGGTGATCCTGGCCGCCGGATCACTGGCCTTCCTCGGCCTGGGCACCCGCCCGCCGCAGGCGGACTGGGGCCTGATGGTGGCCGAGGCCCGCGGCGACCTCCAGACCCACTGGTGGGCGGCGCTCTTCCCGGGCCTGGCGATCCTCCTCACCGTGCTGGCCTTCAACCTCTTCGGCGACGCTCTGCGTGACGTGTTCGACCCGCGCACGGAAGCCCGCTCCGCCGCCGCACGACGCGGCCTGCGCACCCTGGCCGGGCGGGCCGCCGCTTTGTTGCGGCGTCGGCCGGAGGGGAAGGCCACCGGCGCGGCGAGCCCCCTGCCCGCCAGTGAGGACGAGACCGCGCCCGGCCCGGGCACGCAGCGCGCAGACGGCCGGGAGGCACCCCTGCTGGAGATCTCCCGGCTGCGCGTCACCATCGGCGACGCCGCCCTCGTACGCGACGTCTCCCTCCGCGTGCGCGCGGGCGAGGTCGTGGGGGTGGTCGGCGAGAGCGGCTGCGGCAAGTCCCTGACCGCCCTCAGTGTCCTCGGCATGCTCCCCGCCGGAGCCGAAACCACCGGCGCCATCCGGCTCCAAGGCCAGGACCTGCGGGCCGCCGGCTTCCACACGGTCCGCGGCCGGAAGGTGGCCATGGTCTTCCAGAACCCCGCCGCCTCCTTCGACCCCGTCACACCGCTCGGCCACCAACTCGCCCGCCTGGTACGCCTCCACCAGGGCGGCACCCGGACCGAAGCCGCCGAGCAGGTGAGCACCGCACTGACGGAAGTGGGCCTGGCCGCCGAGCGCGTCACGCGCTCCTACCCCCACCAGCTCTCCGGCGGCATGCTGCAGCGCGTCATGATCGCCGCCGCTCTGCTGTGCCGGCCCGATCTGCTCATCGCCGACGAACCGACCACCGCCCTGGACGTCACCGTCGCCAAGGAGATCCGCTCCCTGCTGCGCCGCCTGCAGGCCGAGCACGGCTTCGGAGTCCTGTACATCACCCACAACCTGGGCGAGGTCCGCGAACTGTGCACCCGGATGTACGTGCTCTACGCCGGCCAGGTCGTCGAATCAGGCCCGGTGACCGACGTACTGGACACCCCGGACCACCCCTACACCCGAGCCCTGCTCGCCGCCCTCCCCGACCGGGCCGCCCCCGGCAGAGCACTGCCCGCCATCCCCGGCAGCGTGCCGGACCGCCCCGACCTGCTCACCGGCTGCCCTTTCGCCGACCGCTGTGCCCACACCACCGAGGCATGCGCCACCCCGCCGCCTCTCAACGCCGCCGGAGCGCGGGCCAGCGCCTGCCACCTCACCCAGCCGAAGGGAGTTCCCGCGTGA
- a CDS encoding ABC transporter permease — protein sequence MPRFLLRRLRGSLLVLLGVSAITFLLARVIPSNPALTYVGAKATPEEVERVTHALGLDQPLPVQYLSYLRNVLTGDWGTSIATKQPVLGELGDRLPATLELVGAAMAVALVLGVTLGCIAAVRPGRLIDQAVRLLSIAGVSVPAFWLGLLLQLLVFGRLGLLPPTGRIDSDLEFTAPIHSITGLNTVDALLTGNGAALASAAAHLILPALTLAAYPLGVVARMTRTSMLEALQQDHIRVGRAYGVPERTLVWRVALRNALPPTVTVLGLTAAYALTGAFFVEVVFDWPGLGQYAASGLLSLDYPAVMGVTLIGAIAYVLVNLAVDLVHARLDPRVRPA from the coding sequence ATGCCGCGCTTCCTGCTGCGCCGGCTGCGCGGCTCCCTGCTCGTCCTGCTCGGGGTCAGCGCGATCACCTTCCTCCTCGCGCGGGTGATCCCCTCCAACCCCGCCCTCACCTACGTCGGCGCCAAGGCGACACCCGAGGAGGTCGAACGGGTGACACACGCCCTCGGCCTCGACCAGCCGCTGCCGGTGCAGTACCTGTCGTACCTGCGCAATGTGCTGACCGGCGACTGGGGCACCTCCATCGCCACCAAGCAACCGGTCCTCGGCGAGCTCGGCGACCGGCTGCCCGCCACCCTCGAACTCGTCGGCGCCGCCATGGCGGTGGCGCTGGTGCTGGGCGTCACGCTCGGCTGCATAGCCGCCGTGCGGCCCGGCAGGCTCATCGACCAGGCGGTGCGGCTGCTGTCCATCGCGGGCGTCTCGGTGCCCGCCTTCTGGCTCGGACTGCTGCTCCAGCTACTGGTCTTCGGCCGCCTGGGACTGTTGCCGCCCACCGGACGCATCGACAGCGACCTGGAGTTCACCGCTCCGATCCACTCGATCACCGGACTGAACACGGTGGACGCACTCCTCACCGGCAACGGCGCGGCGCTGGCCAGCGCCGCGGCGCACCTGATCCTGCCGGCCCTCACACTGGCCGCCTACCCGCTCGGCGTCGTGGCCCGCATGACCCGCACCAGCATGCTGGAGGCGCTCCAGCAGGACCACATCCGCGTCGGCCGCGCCTACGGCGTCCCCGAACGCACCCTCGTCTGGCGCGTCGCCCTGCGCAACGCCCTCCCGCCCACCGTCACGGTGCTCGGTCTGACCGCCGCCTACGCCCTGACCGGCGCGTTCTTCGTCGAAGTGGTCTTCGACTGGCCGGGCCTCGGCCAGTACGCCGCCTCCGGCCTGCTGAGCCTGGACTACCCGGCGGTCATGGGCGTCACCCTCATCGGCGCCATCGCCTACGTCCTCGTCAACCTCGCGGTGGATCTCGTCCACGCGCGCCTCGACCCGCGAGTGAGGCCGGCATGA